A stretch of Candidatus Neomarinimicrobiota bacterium DNA encodes these proteins:
- a CDS encoding PorV/PorQ family protein, whose translation MYKNKIAFFLIALLVVTTAFAGTGKSVGTYGALELTIPTGAKAVALSESNMAVMAGADAMFYNPAGIAKLKTNMEAQLSHLNYLADIGVSYASFVTKFGSNAFGISAKTLTFGDILHTTAEDPNGYQESYFSPKYITVSASLAKMFFDRVAFGATFKVISETFIQTSATGGAFDMGVQYKAANMPLSVGVTLKNIGVKMAFSGNDLEQKLDPAGSEEGTVAENFAVVAQAFEVPASLDIGLSYTVANMVNLHGVFKNNSFGFNEYRLGADYAMKTDAFCLWAGGGTSMFSVDDDTDGWDEALTDNTYGISFGGGIKIPVSTFVFGVEYGYKSTTINGLNDLSVLAFTFGF comes from the coding sequence ATGTATAAAAATAAAATTGCATTTTTCTTAATAGCACTTCTCGTTGTAACAACTGCCTTTGCCGGGACTGGTAAATCCGTGGGTACCTATGGTGCTCTGGAACTTACCATTCCCACCGGTGCCAAGGCTGTTGCTCTCAGCGAGTCAAATATGGCCGTTATGGCCGGTGCAGACGCCATGTTTTATAACCCGGCTGGCATTGCCAAGCTGAAAACTAACATGGAAGCACAGCTTTCACATTTGAACTATTTGGCAGACATTGGTGTGTCTTATGCTTCATTTGTAACCAAGTTTGGTAGTAATGCTTTTGGTATCTCTGCCAAGACATTGACCTTTGGTGATATTCTGCATACCACGGCAGAAGATCCCAATGGCTATCAGGAATCATACTTTTCGCCTAAATACATCACGGTCTCTGCTTCATTGGCCAAGATGTTTTTCGACCGTGTTGCTTTTGGTGCCACGTTCAAGGTGATCAGTGAAACCTTTATCCAAACATCAGCCACTGGTGGTGCTTTTGATATGGGTGTTCAGTATAAGGCTGCTAACATGCCTTTAAGTGTTGGCGTTACCTTGAAGAACATCGGTGTTAAAATGGCATTTTCCGGTAATGATCTGGAGCAAAAGCTTGATCCTGCGGGATCTGAAGAAGGTACGGTTGCAGAAAATTTTGCAGTCGTTGCTCAGGCTTTTGAAGTTCCAGCCTCACTGGATATTGGACTCAGCTATACAGTTGCCAACATGGTTAATCTCCATGGTGTATTCAAAAATAACTCCTTTGGGTTCAATGAATATCGCCTTGGTGCTGATTATGCCATGAAAACCGATGCCTTTTGTCTCTGGGCCGGCGGTGGTACCAGCATGTTTTCCGTTGATGACGATACTGATGGATGGGATGAAGCCCTTACCGACAATACTTATGGTATTTCCTTCGGTGGTGGTATCAAGATTCCCGTATCAACTTTTGTCTTCGGTGTTGAATATGGTTATAAATCAACTACGATTAATGGACTTAACGATCTAAGCGTATTGGCGTTTACTTTCGGTTTCTAA